GCCCCGTCGCTCGGCGCGCTCGTCGTGGCCCGCGTTGTTCAGGGTGTGGGCGGATCGATGCTCAGCCCCGTGGCCCTCGCAATCGTCGTGAATGCGTTCTCCGATCCGAAGCAGCGCGCGCGGGCCATCGGTGTCTGGGCGTCGGTCTTCGGGCTCAGCATGGCGGTGGGGCCCGTCGTGGGTGGTGCGCTCATCTCGGGTTGGGGCTGGCGAGCGGTGTTCTGGATCAACGCGCCGATCATCGTGATCGCACTGGTGCTTAGCGCGGTGTTCGTGCCGGAGTCGCGAGCGCAGCAGCCCCGGAGGCTGGACGTGCCCGGCCAGGCCCTGCTCGCGGTCATCATCGGTGGGGCCGTCGGCGTGCTGATCGAGGGGCCGCGAATCGGTTGGGTTTCGCCGGCGGCGCTGGCCGCGTATGCCGGCGTCGCCGGCTCGGCAGTCGCGTTCGGCAGGCTCGAATCTCGCCGACCCGATCCGTTGATGGATCTGCATCTGTTTCGTAGGCCGGCCTTCACCAGCGCGGTGGTGGGGGCGGTGGCGGTGTTCATCGCGCTGAACGTGACGTTGCTGATCAACACGCTCTACCTGCAACATGCCCGCGGATGGACGCCACTGGCCGCCGGCACGGCCACCTTGCCTCTCGCCCTCGGGGCAACCGTGTGTGCACCACTGTCGGGCCACCTGGTCGGGCGCCTCGGACCGCGACCACCCCTCGCGCTGGCCGGCGGCTTCATCACGGCCGGGGGACTGTTGCTTCTCGCTCTCGACAGCGGCACCGGAGTCACATGGCTCCTGACCGCCTATCTGCTCATCGGCATCGGGTTCGGTTTCGCCAATGCCCCGATCACCAACACCGCGGTCGGCGGGCTTCCGCCGGATCGCGCCGGTGTCGCCGGCGCGATCACATCCACTGCTCGCCAGTTCGGTGCGGCGGTCGGTATCGCCGTCGCAGGCAGCATTGTCTCCGGCGCCGGTCCAGCGCAATTCGCGCACGCGTCAGGCCCCGCCTGGCTTCTCGTCACCGCCTGTGGGCTCTTCCTGTTCGTCGTCGCGCAGGCATCGCGGCCCGTCGTGGACTCCGTCCCCGGTTCGGGGCGGTGACGCCCTCAGGGATGGCCGGAGTAGGCTCGGCGAGCTCGATCCCGATCGGCACGATCGGCGTCCGGAGACGGGGCGCCGGCCTGTGGGTCAGCGGGTGCTGAGGACTGCACTCAGCCCGAGCGCAACTGCCACGAAACGTTCGACGGCGCGGGGCATGTCCGAGGCCAGGAAGACGAGTTCGACGGTCGACGGTGCGGCGTCCACGATGGGTCGCGAGGTGGTGTCCGCTCGCCGGAACAGGCTGGCCACGCCTGCGCCGGTGATCGCAACCGCATCGGTGGTCGCGACGACCTGGACCATCTCTTCGATGCTGTTCACCATGGGGCCGTAGGTGGGACGTGTGCCGTCCGGCCGTGGATCGATCGACCACCAGTTGCGCCAGTCTCGGGTCCCTTCTCGGGTGTCCACCTGAACGACGTCGGCGAGGTCGACGATTCGCAGCTTCCGTCGGCGTGCCAGCGGGTGGTCGTGTGCCATCAACAGGACACGAGGCTCCTCGAACAGAACGACCCGGCGTAGCCGTGGGTGCGACTCGAGAGGTGGGCGGGCGACGACCATGTCGACCCGACCGGAGGTCAACGCCGACAGCTCGTCCCCCCACGCCAGTTGCGTCAGTTCCAGTTCCACTTCGGGTTCTCGTCGATGGAACTCGTCGATGATCGGACGGGTCAGCTCCCCGGCACCGCCGGCAAGGAATCCGAGGCGCACCTTCCCGGACGAACTGCGCTTGTGGCGCCGAGCCGCACCGACCGCAGATTCGGCCGCCGCCAGCAGAACCCGGCTCTCCTCGAGGAAGTCCTGCCCGGCGTCCGTGAGACGAGCTCCGCGGTGGTCGCGCTCGAGTAGTAGGACACCCAGCCTCTCTTCGAGCTTGCGCACCTGTTGGCTCAGCGACGGCGTCGCAATGTGCAGTTGCTCAGCTGCTTTCGTGAAGGTTCCGGCGTCGGCGACAGCCACGAAGTAGCGCACGAGCCGTAGGTTCAGATCCATCGTGCACGACCTTAGGTATACGTCTAACGATCGGGTGAGAATACGTCATGGACGTGACGGGCGCCACATCGGAGCATGGGTGAGTCCCCGAACAGAGGAGGAAATCCGATGTCTGTCAACGCTACTCACCATGACGATGCTCGTGTGGTCGATCCGATCCGCCCGCAGCTGACCGGTCCCGAGATCGACCCGCAGTCCAACGCCCCAGTCGCAGAGGTCTTCGCTCGCGCCAGCTCCCCGGTGACCGGGCCGACGCTCAGTCTCGCCTCCCGGGTCAACAACTGCGACGATATCCCGTGGACCCCGTTCCCGATGCCGGGTACGTCCTTCAAGCTCCTGAACATCAACGAGACCACCGGTGCCGCCTCGATTCTGCTGTACGTGGCGGAGAATGCGCAGGCGCCGCTGCACATGCATTGCGGTGCCGCGGAGGCGTTCAACATCTTCGGCCGCTGGGCCTACGAGGGTGAGGCCGAATCCATCGGCCCCAACCACTACATCTACGAACCGGCCGGCATCGTGCACCTGCCCAAGCAGGAGGTCGAGTCACTGATGTTCGGCATCTTCCACGGTCCGATCGCCGGGTACAACGAGGACGGCACCGTCGCGGGGGTCATCACCCACGACCTGCTGTACGACCTCGCCGCGGCGAACAATGCGGTTGCTCACCTGCCTGCTCGGACGGGCCGCTAGATGGCGGGCGCGGTCCTTGTCACGGGTGCCGGCGGCGGGCTCGGTCGTGGTGTGGCCGAACGGATGTCCGCGGACGGCCGGGGTCTGGCGTTGCTCGACATCGACGAAGGGCGGTTGTCGGACACCGCCGCCGCGGTTGCCTCGCGCGGAGTCACGGTGACCACCCACGTCGTGGACATCTGCGACGTGGACGCGCTGCGGGCGGTCGTGGCGGAGGCCTTCGTCGCGCACGATGATCTCGACGGTCTCGTCAACGTGGCAGGACTCGGCGGGTTCTGGCAGTACGACGCGCTCGACGTCGACACCTGGGACAAGACGTATGCGGTCAACGTTCGGGGGGTCTTCTTCGCGATCCAGGCCTTCGCGGCGGAACTGGCCACGCGGGGTAGGGAAGGAGCGGTGGTCAACTTCTCCTCGATTGCGGCGCGGAACGGGCACGAGTTGCTCACCGCATACGGTTCCTCGAAGGCGGCGGTACTGGCGATGACGAATTCGCTGGCCCGTGCCCTCGCCCCGACTGTTCGCGTCAATGCTGTTCTGCCCGGCCTGATCTGGACGGACATGTGGCGGCAGTCCGCCGGCTGGCTCGCCGAGCACGACCCGGCTCTCGCCGGGGTGGCGCCCGAGCAGATCTTCGGCGCGATGGTCGACCAGCTCATCCCGATGAAGCGCCCGCAGACCGTCGAGGATGTCGCCGGAGCCGTCGCGTACCTGCTCTCGGCCGACGCGGCCAACATCACCGGGCAGTCCCTGCACGTGGACGGCGGCGCGGTGCTCCCGTAGCCCCGGCGACCGCCACGACCACTCCCTCCGCGCACATCGCGCGGGGGGAGTGGTCGTCGTCGTGCCCGGGACGTCCTGATCTCGCGGTCGGCCCACGGGGATTACCGAACCTTCGGTAGGCTGATGTCGAGCCGCACGTTCTGAGGCGGGGTGTCCACGTCCTGGAAGGAACGCGCGAGATGGCGGCGGCAGGTCCAGTCCGAAGAACGGGGTCGCCCGGGCGACCGGGATACGATCTCGACTCGTTGCTTGCCGTTGCGGTGAAGGTGTTCAACGACAAGGGGTACGACGGCACCAGCATGGAGGCGCTTGCCCAGCGGCTCGGCATCACGAAGTCGTCGATCTATCACCACGTATCCGGCAAGGCGGAGCTCCTGGAACTCGCGCTGGCCCGGGCCCTCAACGCGCTCTTCGCGGTCACGACCGAAGATCAGGTGACCAGCGGTCGGTCCATCGATCGACTCGAGTACCTCGTGCGGCGAAGCGTCGAGGTGCTCGTGACCGAGCTTCCCTATGTGACATTGCTTCTCAGGGTTCGTGGGAACACGGCCGTCGAACGGCGTGCCCTCGCGCGCCGACGGGAATTCGATGCCTTCGTCAGTGATCTGGTGGTGGCCGCCGCCGAGGAAGGCGACCTCAGGCCGGGGATCGACCCGGCGCTCACGAGCCGGCTGGTATTCGGGATGGTCAACTCGCTGATCGAGTGGTACAGGCCGCGCGGGGCGAATCGGTCGCCGAGTTGGCGGACGCGGTAGTCGCGCTCACCTTCGACGGGATGAGGGCCTGACCCGGGGGTTCCCGGTAACGGACGCACCGACAAGACGTGGGGCGCCTCGGATCGGATCCGAGGCGCCCCAAGCATTTTCAGGAAGGTCGATTGTCTATCAGGCGACGAGCTTTGCCGATGGATCGGTCCAGGCTCCCCGGGGGCAGGACCTCCACGGCGACGGTGACACCGATGCGGTCCTTCACCAACTGCTGCAGCCTGCCGGCCTGCTGGTCGGCCTCGCGAGTCGAGGTGTTCGGCCGGGACTCGACGCGGACGGTCAGCTCGTCCATTCGGCCGGGGCGGTCGAGAACGCACTGGAACTGGGGAGCCAGACCGGTCACCGCGAGAATGAGCTCCTCGATCTGGGTCGGGAAGAGATTGACCCCGCGCAGGATGATCATGTCGTCGGTTCGGCCGGTCACCTTCTGCATGCGGCGCATCGCGCGCGCGGTGCCCGGGAGCAGTCGGGTGAGGTCGCGGGTGCGGTAGCGAACGATCGGCATTGCCTCCTTGGTGAGCGAGGTGAAGACGAGTTCGCCCTCCTCACCGTCGGGCAGCACCTCGCCGGTGACGGGGTCGATCACCTCCGGGTAGAAGTGGTCCTCCCAGATGTGAAGGCCATCCTTGGTTTCCACACACTCCATCGCGACTCCCGGACCCATGACCTCGGACAGTCCGTAGATGTCGACGGCGTCCATGCCCAACTGCTGCTCGAGCTCGCCGCGCATCTCCTCGGTCCACGGCTCCGCCCCGAAGATGCCCGTGCGCAGTGATGTTCGGGCCGGATCGATTCCCTTGGCGAGCATCGCGTCGACGATCGTGAGCATGTACGACGGGGTGACCATGATCGCATCCGGACGGAAATCCTCGATCAGCTGGATCTGACGCTCGGTCATTCCCCCCGACATCGGAATGACCGTGCAGCCCAGCCTTTCCGCGCCGTAGTGGGCGCCGAGTCCACCGGTGAACAGTCCGTACCCGTACGCGACGTGGACCTTGTCGGACGGTTTCACGCCGCC
This genomic stretch from Prescottella soli harbors:
- a CDS encoding LysR family transcriptional regulator, which gives rise to MDLNLRLVRYFVAVADAGTFTKAAEQLHIATPSLSQQVRKLEERLGVLLLERDHRGARLTDAGQDFLEESRVLLAAAESAVGAARRHKRSSSGKVRLGFLAGGAGELTRPIIDEFHRREPEVELELTQLAWGDELSALTSGRVDMVVARPPLESHPRLRRVVLFEEPRVLLMAHDHPLARRRKLRIVDLADVVQVDTREGTRDWRNWWSIDPRPDGTRPTYGPMVNSIEEMVQVVATTDAVAITGAGVASLFRRADTTSRPIVDAAPSTVELVFLASDMPRAVERFVAVALGLSAVLSTR
- a CDS encoding MFS transporter is translated as MDRHRRVRQMTNETTLRAPLGLSPRRQWTVLAVCCSSMFVVGMDTTVVNVALPAIGQDLGADLRSLEWIVDAYTLALAGLLISSGALADRFGRRRVFQLGLAVFAVASLACALAPSLGALVVARVVQGVGGSMLSPVALAIVVNAFSDPKQRARAIGVWASVFGLSMAVGPVVGGALISGWGWRAVFWINAPIIVIALVLSAVFVPESRAQQPRRLDVPGQALLAVIIGGAVGVLIEGPRIGWVSPAALAAYAGVAGSAVAFGRLESRRPDPLMDLHLFRRPAFTSAVVGAVAVFIALNVTLLINTLYLQHARGWTPLAAGTATLPLALGATVCAPLSGHLVGRLGPRPPLALAGGFITAGGLLLLALDSGTGVTWLLTAYLLIGIGFGFANAPITNTAVGGLPPDRAGVAGAITSTARQFGAAVGIAVAGSIVSGAGPAQFAHASGPAWLLVTACGLFLFVVAQASRPVVDSVPGSGR
- a CDS encoding SDR family NAD(P)-dependent oxidoreductase; translation: MAGAVLVTGAGGGLGRGVAERMSADGRGLALLDIDEGRLSDTAAAVASRGVTVTTHVVDICDVDALRAVVAEAFVAHDDLDGLVNVAGLGGFWQYDALDVDTWDKTYAVNVRGVFFAIQAFAAELATRGREGAVVNFSSIAARNGHELLTAYGSSKAAVLAMTNSLARALAPTVRVNAVLPGLIWTDMWRQSAGWLAEHDPALAGVAPEQIFGAMVDQLIPMKRPQTVEDVAGAVAYLLSADAANITGQSLHVDGGAVLP
- the paaK gene encoding phenylacetate--CoA ligase PaaK, with product MTSTVTPSQDIEFATRDRISSLQLERLQWSLRHAYENVPHYRKAFDDAGVHPSDLKDLGDLAKFPFTAKADLRDNYPFGMFAVPQDHVSRIHASSGTTGRPTVVGYTATDLDNWADLIARSLRAGGVKPSDKVHVAYGYGLFTGGLGAHYGAERLGCTVIPMSGGMTERQIQLIEDFRPDAIMVTPSYMLTIVDAMLAKGIDPARTSLRTGIFGAEPWTEEMRGELEQQLGMDAVDIYGLSEVMGPGVAMECVETKDGLHIWEDHFYPEVIDPVTGEVLPDGEEGELVFTSLTKEAMPIVRYRTRDLTRLLPGTARAMRRMQKVTGRTDDMIILRGVNLFPTQIEELILAVTGLAPQFQCVLDRPGRMDELTVRVESRPNTSTREADQQAGRLQQLVKDRIGVTVAVEVLPPGSLDRSIGKARRLIDNRPS
- a CDS encoding cupin domain-containing protein, whose translation is MSVNATHHDDARVVDPIRPQLTGPEIDPQSNAPVAEVFARASSPVTGPTLSLASRVNNCDDIPWTPFPMPGTSFKLLNINETTGAASILLYVAENAQAPLHMHCGAAEAFNIFGRWAYEGEAESIGPNHYIYEPAGIVHLPKQEVESLMFGIFHGPIAGYNEDGTVAGVITHDLLYDLAAANNAVAHLPARTGR